A stretch of Anaerobiospirillum thomasii DNA encodes these proteins:
- a CDS encoding YgiW/YdeI family stress tolerance OB fold protein, translated as MGFGHKTLFLALIFGSGMALAGHISPANAPRGFEIPKSTIIEVQNSHADEQDVWLRGRLTNYYGKDRYEFTDENGSSIEVELDDDRSWSHISKDQLIDIYGTVDRDMFSIKVEVYEALPVAVHETAN; from the coding sequence ATGGGCTTTGGGCATAAAACTTTATTTTTGGCACTGATCTTTGGCTCGGGTATGGCACTTGCAGGTCATATTTCTCCTGCCAATGCTCCACGTGGCTTTGAAATACCAAAAAGCACCATCATAGAAGTACAAAACAGCCATGCCGATGAGCAGGATGTATGGCTGCGTGGCCGTCTGACCAATTACTATGGTAAGGACAGATACGAGTTTACCGATGAGAATGGCAGCTCTATTGAAGTGGAGCTTGATGATGACCGTTCCTGGTCCCATATAAGTAAAGATCAACTTATTGATATCTACGGTACAGTAGACAGAGACATGTTTTCCATAAAAGTTGAAGTATACGAGGCCCTGCCTGTGGCAGTGCACGAAACAGCAAACTAG
- a CDS encoding ABC transporter ATP-binding protein, producing the protein MDSIWRWFEHLVPPFPEAEIKTPPANLFHFILYYTQGLWRFLLIVGILTALMAAGEALFFICLGLLVDWTTTSSPYSFIADHGSHLIFMLILAGVILPLATTFHSFILHQTLFSNYPMQIRWRAHHYLLNQSIDFFEDEFAGRIANKLMQTAMAVRTSVLKLVDVLMHMLVYLATMLWMLADADLLLSLPLLIWLCLYVSALVVFIPRLRMQSQKQADRRSDMVGRIVDSYVNITTVKLFGGRGRESQYAHEGMKHFIKSERQALRTLTLFDLSVQFMNYTLLISITMLSLWLWADYQVSSGAIAVAMAIAIRIINMSRWMMWEVGAIFENIGTVYDGMSTLTRPISVQDKKHTEKLQAVQGNIDFKNVFFAYKGSKDIFSNLNLSIKAKEKVGIVGPSGAGKSTLLNLMLRFYDVDRGQVTLDGIDIRNLKQDELREYFSMVSQDVSLMHRTIRQNILYGSDADEKRLEEAARLTDALSFIKSLSDYRGASGFETMVGERGAKLSGGQRQKIALSRVIMKNAPILILDEATSALDSESEHVILNNLSTIMEGRTVIAIAHRLSTLMLMDRIIVIDKGQVVQQGTHKELLAADGLYKILWERQVDGFIG; encoded by the coding sequence ATGGATAGTATCTGGAGATGGTTTGAACATTTAGTTCCGCCATTTCCAGAGGCTGAAATCAAAACGCCACCTGCAAATCTATTTCATTTTATCCTGTACTATACACAGGGACTGTGGCGCTTTCTGCTTATAGTTGGCATTCTCACCGCTCTTATGGCTGCAGGTGAGGCTTTGTTTTTTATCTGCCTTGGTCTTTTGGTTGACTGGACTACCACAAGCTCGCCATATTCATTTATTGCAGATCACGGCAGTCATCTTATTTTTATGCTGATTTTAGCAGGTGTAATACTGCCTCTTGCTACCACCTTTCATTCTTTTATACTGCATCAGACCTTGTTCTCAAACTATCCAATGCAGATACGCTGGAGAGCGCATCACTATCTTTTAAATCAGTCCATTGATTTTTTTGAGGATGAATTTGCAGGGCGTATTGCCAATAAGCTGATGCAGACAGCTATGGCTGTGCGCACCTCGGTATTAAAGCTTGTAGATGTGCTGATGCATATGCTTGTATATCTTGCCACCATGCTGTGGATGCTGGCTGATGCTGATCTGCTCTTATCGCTGCCGCTTTTAATCTGGCTGTGTCTTTACGTAAGTGCTCTGGTGGTCTTTATTCCAAGACTGCGCATGCAGTCACAAAAGCAGGCAGACAGACGCTCTGATATGGTGGGGCGTATTGTAGACAGTTATGTCAATATAACAACGGTCAAGCTCTTTGGCGGCAGGGGCCGTGAGTCACAGTATGCCCATGAGGGTATGAAGCACTTTATTAAAAGTGAAAGACAGGCGCTGCGCACTTTAACGCTCTTTGATCTTAGTGTACAGTTTATGAACTATACACTGTTAATTTCCATCACTATGCTCTCACTGTGGCTGTGGGCTGACTATCAGGTCTCATCAGGAGCCATTGCTGTGGCTATGGCTATTGCTATCAGAATTATCAATATGTCACGCTGGATGATGTGGGAGGTGGGTGCTATTTTTGAAAATATAGGCACAGTCTATGATGGCATGAGTACACTGACACGACCTATTTCAGTACAGGATAAAAAACACACAGAAAAATTACAGGCTGTACAGGGCAATATTGACTTTAAAAATGTATTTTTTGCCTACAAGGGCAGCAAGGATATATTTTCAAATTTAAATCTCTCCATTAAGGCTAAAGAAAAGGTGGGCATAGTAGGCCCATCTGGCGCCGGCAAATCTACGCTGTTAAATCTCATGCTGCGTTTTTATGATGTAGACAGAGGTCAGGTGACCTTAGATGGCATAGACATACGCAATTTAAAGCAGGATGAGCTGCGTGAGTATTTTTCTATGGTCTCGCAGGATGTGTCTTTGATGCACCGCACCATAAGACAGAATATTCTGTATGGCTCTGATGCCGATGAGAAAAGACTTGAGGAGGCGGCACGTCTTACTGATGCTCTGTCCTTTATCAAATCACTGTCAGATTACAGGGGGGCCAGTGGCTTTGAAACCATGGTGGGTGAAAGAGGCGCCAAGCTCTCAGGCGGTCAGAGACAGAAGATTGCGCTCTCGCGCGTTATTATGAAAAATGCGCCTATACTTATTCTAGATGAGGCCACCTCTGCTCTTGATTCAGAAAGTGAGCATGTAATTTTAAACAATCTGTCCACCATTATGGAAGGACGCACCGTCATTGCCATTGCCCACAGACTCTCAACTTTAATGCTTATGGACAGAATTATTGTCATAGACAAAGGTCAGGTGGTGCAGCAGGGCACACACAAAGAGCTTTTAGCTGCAGATGGTCTGTACAAGATCTTATGGGAGCGTCAGGTTGACGGTTTTATAGGTTAA
- a CDS encoding DUF2333 family protein, with translation MTLSAKFFKYPVLIIILAYVLYVSCVGLISNVSPQSYAPAKVDNTADERQKAQILARGVTDALETELSSLFGWLPNDILMEQKIIDNKTAYQRGVIYATRPASDIVAKTAGRVGERDTIDSRLSDATSRYFTYADNVWGFLFVYDCEGKYKAGIKGWQDWANSVGTKSRDAGIYNVKSDDVFNILKYCSAMTDYALGILNNTDISHMDADNNIYYVKGVAKVAGNVLRALIAVDESVVARGGAENVDEALKRFAYIDEFNPLYVVAGGNARGDAMLPNHIAAMARHLDVANNRLNDMMASMDK, from the coding sequence ATGACTTTGAGCGCAAAATTCTTTAAATATCCGGTACTTATTATAATTTTAGCTTATGTTCTGTACGTGTCCTGTGTAGGTTTGATATCTAATGTTTCTCCTCAGTCATATGCTCCTGCAAAAGTTGACAATACAGCAGATGAAAGACAGAAAGCTCAGATTTTAGCCCGTGGTGTAACCGACGCACTTGAGACTGAGCTGTCATCACTTTTTGGCTGGCTGCCAAATGATATTTTAATGGAGCAGAAAATCATTGATAACAAGACTGCCTATCAGCGCGGTGTTATCTATGCCACCCGTCCTGCATCTGATATTGTGGCCAAAACTGCAGGCCGCGTAGGTGAGAGAGATACCATTGACTCACGTCTTAGCGATGCCACATCACGCTATTTTACCTATGCTGACAATGTATGGGGCTTTTTATTTGTCTATGACTGTGAGGGCAAGTACAAGGCCGGTATCAAAGGCTGGCAGGACTGGGCCAACAGTGTGGGCACCAAGTCACGCGATGCTGGCATCTACAATGTAAAATCAGATGATGTCTTTAATATTTTAAAATACTGCTCCGCTATGACTGACTATGCCTTAGGCATTTTAAACAATACCGATATTAGCCATATGGATGCTGACAACAACATCTATTATGTAAAGGGTGTAGCCAAGGTGGCCGGCAATGTGCTGCGTGCTCTTATTGCAGTTGATGAGTCAGTAGTGGCACGAGGCGGTGCTGAGAATGTTGACGAGGCTCTAAAGCGTTTTGCCTATATTGATGAGTTCAATCCTCTTTACGTAGTTGCAGGCGGCAATGCCAGAGGCGATGCCATGCTGCCAAATCACATTGCAGCTATGGCCCGTCATCTTGATGTAGCTAACAACAGACTTAACGATATGATGGCCTCCATGGATAAATAA
- a CDS encoding polyamine ABC transporter substrate-binding protein: MFFLKSIIVGTLAMSIMSASAQSNDLYILQWSDYIAPSTIEQFERETNIKVHYQVMDSNEMLEAKMMAGSSGYDIVAPSLHILKRLSDLNLIEKLDVQKLPNFKNLDEKKMAKINEVITGGCFGIPYMELSTGIGYNEKAVKKIMGDDFELDSWDALFDDAIASKLKECGLTVLDSPSDMICSTLIYLGLDPESESKADYQKARDALVSIMKNVRYMHSSQYGNDLASGEVCVSVGWSGDVQLAAQKAKEAGLDEIKYIIPKEGALMGYDMLAIPKDAKNKDNAYKFLDFIMRPEVIAEISNYVRYANANKEATKFVDKEITDNKGIYYDAEKLKRMHIVIPKDSVVKLLTRTWNDVRIHSAQ; the protein is encoded by the coding sequence GTGTTTTTTTTAAAATCGATAATTGTTGGCACATTGGCCATGTCAATAATGAGCGCATCTGCCCAGAGTAATGATTTATATATACTGCAATGGTCTGATTATATTGCCCCGTCAACCATAGAGCAGTTTGAAAGGGAAACTAATATCAAGGTTCACTATCAGGTCATGGATTCAAATGAAATGCTTGAGGCCAAAATGATGGCAGGTTCATCAGGCTATGACATAGTGGCCCCTTCTTTGCACATTTTAAAAAGGCTCTCCGATCTTAATCTTATTGAAAAGCTAGATGTGCAAAAACTGCCTAACTTTAAAAATCTTGATGAAAAAAAGATGGCCAAAATCAATGAAGTTATTACAGGCGGCTGCTTTGGTATTCCTTATATGGAACTTTCAACAGGCATAGGTTATAACGAAAAGGCTGTCAAAAAAATCATGGGCGATGACTTTGAGCTTGACAGCTGGGATGCCCTGTTTGATGATGCTATTGCCTCAAAGCTCAAAGAGTGTGGCCTTACAGTGCTCGACAGCCCTTCAGATATGATCTGCTCAACTTTAATCTATCTTGGACTAGATCCTGAAAGTGAAAGCAAGGCTGATTATCAAAAGGCCAGAGATGCTCTTGTCTCCATTATGAAAAATGTAAGATATATGCACTCATCACAGTATGGCAACGATCTGGCCTCAGGCGAGGTCTGTGTCTCTGTAGGCTGGTCTGGTGATGTACAGCTTGCAGCGCAGAAGGCTAAAGAGGCTGGCCTTGATGAGATTAAATATATTATTCCAAAAGAAGGCGCCCTTATGGGCTATGACATGCTGGCCATACCCAAGGATGCTAAAAACAAGGACAATGCCTATAAGTTCCTTGACTTTATCATGCGCCCTGAGGTTATAGCCGAGATTTCAAACTATGTGCGCTATGCCAATGCCAATAAAGAGGCAACTAAATTTGTCGATAAGGAAATAACCGACAACAAGGGTATATACTATGATGCAGAGAAATTAAAAAGAATGCATATAGTTATACCAAAGGACAGTGTGGTTAAATTATTAACCAGAACCTGGAATGATGTACGCATACACTCAGCACAGTAG
- a CDS encoding 1-phosphofructokinase family hexose kinase yields the protein MIYTVTSSPSLDLIVSLSSTLESGGNFRAIEEELRPGGKGINISIMLKNLGCNSTALGFVAGFSGDELMRMTMASGINTGFIRVRRGRTRINIRIKDTKETKINGLGPTVTSDDINYLINKIKIIKENDILVLAGMVPPSLPQDIYRTFFENIKAGTKVIIDTPPDVFAPLLELKPFLVKPNLYELQDFLQKELSDNDKVIEAARAIRDKGAQNVLVSMGKNGAVFVDCEDNAYVIATPGGDAIDRTGAGDSMIAGFISDYLESADLKSAAYMAVATGAATATYKGIAPKEYVRELRECMGEI from the coding sequence ATGATTTATACCGTAACATCTTCCCCTTCTCTGGATCTTATTGTAAGTCTGTCATCTACCCTTGAGTCAGGTGGCAACTTCAGAGCCATTGAAGAGGAGTTAAGACCAGGAGGCAAAGGTATAAATATCTCCATTATGCTCAAGAATCTGGGATGCAACTCTACAGCTTTGGGTTTTGTGGCAGGTTTTTCTGGCGATGAGCTTATGCGTATGACCATGGCAAGTGGCATCAACACAGGCTTTATCAGAGTACGTCGTGGCCGTACCCGCATCAACATACGTATCAAGGACACCAAGGAGACCAAAATCAACGGCCTGGGCCCTACTGTTACCTCTGATGATATCAACTATCTTATAAACAAAATCAAAATCATCAAGGAAAACGATATTCTGGTGCTAGCAGGCATGGTACCGCCGTCACTGCCACAGGATATATACCGCACCTTTTTTGAAAATATAAAAGCAGGCACCAAAGTCATTATTGACACACCACCAGATGTTTTTGCTCCTCTTCTTGAGTTAAAACCTTTTCTGGTCAAACCAAATCTGTATGAGTTGCAGGACTTTTTACAAAAAGAGCTCTCTGACAATGACAAGGTAATTGAGGCTGCCCGCGCCATACGCGATAAAGGCGCGCAGAATGTTCTCGTTTCCATGGGCAAAAACGGCGCTGTCTTTGTTGACTGCGAGGATAATGCCTATGTCATTGCCACACCTGGCGGTGATGCTATTGACAGAACAGGTGCCGGTGACAGCATGATTGCAGGATTTATAAGTGATTATCTTGAAAGCGCCGATTTAAAATCAGCGGCCTATATGGCAGTTGCAACAGGTGCTGCCACAGCAACCTATAAAGGCATTGCTCCAAAGGAGTATGTGCGTGAGCTCAGAGAGTGTATGGGCGAGATCTAA
- a CDS encoding PD-(D/E)XK nuclease domain-containing protein yields MADDFLTINIEDKDFRLKVDRSQFFNQDSYYNMNPKVLLFQTGYLTLASPIREDVVMLKLPNEEIRDSLRSLQRSFIFNLPKIYDNNIKITESITSQRLCSFLKLILTATDYSVFVKSIVDELSLVKHFYNFFKTDNFVSALIDTAQSKAVNAKREVHNAFGRCDLRLDFKDSDYTFIFEFKYTHASYNKSDESLMVEALNQIRDRNYHKIMNRKVRAFGCVYNDKLRQISLLKELV; encoded by the coding sequence ATGGCAGATGATTTTCTAACCATCAATATTGAAGATAAAGATTTCAGGCTTAAGGTAGACAGATCTCAATTTTTTAATCAGGATTCGTACTATAATATGAATCCAAAGGTCCTTTTATTTCAGACTGGCTATCTGACTCTTGCATCTCCCATTAGAGAAGATGTAGTAATGCTAAAGCTTCCAAATGAAGAAATACGAGATTCACTAAGAAGTCTGCAAAGAAGCTTTATTTTCAATCTGCCTAAAATTTATGATAACAATATCAAGATTACCGAGAGTATAACGTCACAAAGGCTGTGTAGCTTTTTAAAGCTGATACTGACAGCCACTGACTATAGTGTATTTGTAAAGAGTATTGTAGATGAGTTATCTCTTGTAAAGCATTTTTATAATTTCTTTAAGACAGATAATTTTGTCAGTGCATTAATTGATACAGCTCAATCAAAGGCAGTAAATGCTAAAAGAGAGGTGCATAATGCCTTTGGTCGCTGTGATCTCAGGCTTGATTTTAAAGACAGTGACTATACTTTTATTTTTGAGTTTAAATATACGCATGCGTCATATAACAAGTCAGATGAATCACTTATGGTGGAGGCCTTAAATCAGATACGTGACAGAAATTACCATAAAATCATGAATAGAAAAGTCAGAGCCTTTGGCTGTGTGTATAATGATAAGTTACGTCAGATATCTTTACTAAAGGAGCTTGTCTGA